From Solibacillus isronensis, the proteins below share one genomic window:
- a CDS encoding ABC transporter permease translates to MQHLFFESFQKNASKKSYYFAFVLLGLLVHIFTIPFYLVNRSKSTYAEKAMNVKRQLIEDEKVFEWHKQYEVEERTKAQFFNQKVDEQTITLTAKALAQQKLDREVEKRLALNGVVENSYKNYFSTLLKRPNFLLITIIPGILMYVLLLITSNPFARFIFERLLQSVFVIIGVATLVFTILYISPFDPARNLLGVEATPAQVENFNKLYGLDQPYLVQLWHSLSGLFTFDLGTSFAGKEDVTQSILNKFPVTLEIAMFSLLMAIAIAIPVGIVSAVRPNSFIDYVFMLIALIGLSIPSFWQGLIFILTFSLELKWFPATYNPSNWMSLVLPIVVLGTSITASIARMTRSSMLEVIHEDYIITAKAKGLSERKVITKHAIRNAMIPIITVIGLLFGGMLGGAAVTEKVFNISGIGSYIVDKQFIPDIPAILGGVVYIAITISIVNMLIDILYAFFDPRIRSKMKKS, encoded by the coding sequence ATGCAGCATTTATTTTTTGAAAGCTTTCAAAAAAATGCTTCGAAAAAAAGTTATTATTTTGCTTTCGTGCTGCTCGGTCTGCTCGTACACATTTTTACAATTCCGTTCTATTTAGTAAATCGATCTAAATCAACGTATGCGGAAAAAGCTATGAATGTGAAGAGACAATTAATAGAAGACGAGAAAGTATTCGAATGGCATAAGCAATATGAAGTAGAGGAACGGACAAAAGCTCAGTTTTTCAATCAAAAGGTCGATGAGCAAACGATCACTCTAACGGCGAAAGCGCTTGCTCAGCAAAAGTTGGATAGGGAAGTTGAAAAAAGACTTGCGTTAAATGGAGTAGTGGAAAACTCCTACAAAAATTATTTTAGTACACTATTAAAACGTCCCAACTTTTTACTGATTACGATAATTCCCGGTATTTTGATGTATGTTTTACTACTCATTACGAGTAATCCATTTGCTCGCTTTATTTTTGAGCGCTTATTACAAAGTGTGTTCGTTATCATTGGGGTGGCGACACTCGTGTTTACGATTTTGTATATTTCACCGTTTGATCCCGCCCGCAATTTGCTTGGGGTGGAGGCAACTCCTGCACAAGTCGAAAACTTTAACAAGCTATACGGGTTGGATCAGCCTTATTTAGTGCAGCTTTGGCATTCACTGTCAGGCCTGTTCACATTCGATCTAGGAACATCTTTTGCTGGAAAGGAAGATGTAACGCAAAGCATATTAAACAAATTTCCGGTAACACTTGAAATCGCAATGTTTTCATTACTGATGGCGATTGCCATTGCAATTCCGGTCGGCATTGTATCGGCAGTACGTCCGAATTCATTTATCGATTATGTATTTATGTTAATCGCATTAATCGGTTTATCGATTCCAAGTTTCTGGCAAGGGTTGATTTTTATTTTGACGTTCTCGCTTGAATTAAAATGGTTCCCGGCAACGTATAATCCGAGCAATTGGATGTCGCTCGTTCTGCCGATTGTTGTACTCGGAACATCGATCACTGCATCGATTGCCCGTATGACCAGATCAAGTATGCTGGAAGTAATCCATGAAGATTATATTATTACAGCGAAAGCAAAAGGGTTAAGTGAACGGAAAGTAATTACTAAGCACGCAATCCGTAATGCGATGATTCCGATTATTACAGTTATTGGACTGTTGTTTGGCGGAATGCTCGGCGGTGCGGCAGTAACAGAGAAAGTATTTAATATTAGCGGTATAGGAAGTTATATTGTCGACAAGCAGTTTATTCCGGATATTCCGGCAATTTTGGGTGGAGTTGTTTATATTGCAATCACCATTTCCATTGTGAACATGCTGATCGATATTTTATACGCTTTCTTTGACCCGAGAATTCGTTCGAAAATGAAAAAATCTTAG
- a CDS encoding S-layer homology domain-containing protein yields MKKTTKYMALFTIPAIIVTAPAFIDAAYDWQVENTENLIDQINPYNTTYDYYLNEAKNAYYLLSNYQQNQVRNSTTLFYFLGSNHDHQYVLTMFSNKIAAISARNSTFLRDIEETNRYYHSLTTTQQAIIPNYLYLQLQNYMENMTKMKAVQLKLEQLSLQDSSYVYNYETTMQEYQLLPYDFRTLLTPLMNEKKREYETFFSPTNNRTIAQQVINEISKLSTSSSQEQVASVRVRYNGLTTLQQTFVSNYHDLLYIEEVQRNTSFGWDPYHEDEKDKQSEYSTNIEVTKKDQMYTVVMPVSQMKRYTNTKIIVSDTITLSIPKDAVQKTNNDDVLTMTIEEMNEESILFTANMYDESFEFSSYIDIEVKGLPSSATIVRLHEGGEYIATPYRKLANKFMIKTKTSAQFTALNSRVQFFDIHTDGHRYEIEQLAKRKIVSGVDGSYYKPNAKVTLAQYAAMIARSMNITTNESSTYQDVHGKWYESSIVALLEAGILEQPNSNYFNAEKVVTRKEAAVLSVRLLQYAGIQFSDPVLNKIPFTDFKQLSTSDRYFVAAAYELGIFGGKENGQFDPNGKLTRSQMAKVLYKTLQIAKMI; encoded by the coding sequence ATGAAAAAAACAACAAAATATATGGCACTCTTTACAATTCCAGCTATCATCGTTACCGCACCTGCTTTCATAGATGCTGCATATGACTGGCAAGTCGAAAATACGGAAAATCTAATTGATCAGATTAATCCATATAACACTACATACGATTATTATTTAAATGAGGCAAAAAATGCTTATTATTTATTATCGAATTATCAGCAAAACCAAGTCCGCAATTCGACAACACTTTTCTATTTTTTAGGAAGTAATCATGATCATCAATATGTGCTGACGATGTTTTCAAATAAAATCGCTGCCATCTCTGCACGAAACAGTACATTCTTGCGCGATATAGAGGAAACAAATCGGTATTACCATTCATTGACGACTACTCAACAAGCGATAATCCCAAATTATTTATACTTACAGCTTCAAAATTATATGGAAAACATGACAAAAATGAAAGCAGTACAACTTAAACTTGAACAATTATCTCTACAGGACAGCAGTTATGTTTACAATTATGAAACTACCATGCAGGAGTATCAATTACTGCCTTATGATTTTCGAACGTTGTTAACACCACTTATGAATGAGAAAAAGCGAGAGTATGAGACTTTTTTTTCACCAACAAACAATCGTACAATCGCACAGCAAGTAATAAATGAAATTTCCAAATTATCGACAAGCTCTTCACAGGAACAAGTAGCATCCGTACGTGTAAGGTACAACGGGTTAACTACTTTACAGCAAACCTTTGTTTCCAATTACCATGACTTACTGTATATAGAAGAAGTACAACGCAATACGTCTTTTGGTTGGGACCCTTATCATGAGGATGAAAAGGACAAGCAAAGCGAGTATTCGACAAACATAGAAGTTACAAAAAAAGATCAAATGTACACGGTAGTAATGCCTGTTTCCCAAATGAAACGTTATACAAACACAAAAATAATTGTTTCAGATACTATTACACTCTCAATCCCGAAAGACGCGGTGCAAAAAACAAATAATGATGATGTTTTGACAATGACAATTGAAGAAATGAATGAAGAATCCATACTGTTTACCGCAAATATGTATGATGAAAGCTTCGAATTTTCTTCCTATATTGACATAGAGGTAAAAGGCTTGCCTTCATCAGCAACAATTGTGCGATTGCATGAAGGTGGGGAGTATATAGCAACGCCATACAGAAAACTAGCAAATAAATTTATGATAAAAACGAAAACATCCGCACAGTTTACAGCTTTAAATAGTCGAGTGCAATTTTTTGATATTCATACAGATGGACATCGATATGAAATTGAGCAGTTGGCAAAACGTAAAATTGTATCAGGAGTAGATGGCAGCTATTACAAACCGAATGCCAAAGTAACATTAGCACAATACGCTGCTATGATTGCTCGTTCGATGAATATTACGACAAATGAAAGCTCTACATATCAAGATGTACATGGGAAGTGGTATGAAAGCTCAATAGTAGCGCTGTTGGAAGCGGGAATACTAGAGCAACCAAATTCAAATTACTTTAATGCTGAAAAAGTTGTCACACGAAAAGAAGCGGCTGTTTTATCGGTACGATTGCTTCAATATGCAGGGATTCAATTTTCAGACCCAGTTTTAAATAAAATTCCATTTACTGATTTTAAACAGCTTTCAACATCTGATCGTTATTTTGTTGCAGCCGCATATGAATTGGGCATTTTTGGTGGTAAGGAGAATGGCCAATTTGATCCGAATGGAAAACTGACGCGTTCTCAAATGGCAAAAGTATTGTACAAAACATTGCAGATCGCAAAGATGATTTAA
- a CDS encoding ABC transporter substrate-binding protein → MNKKLFTLASTATVAAVALAGCVETKSDVKENDSATTETAGAKPVIELLGMASSEQDMNIVRDQLVKNGFDVKLNIQPDYGSFTAQQDAGNFDIAISSWTTVTGNPDYAVRGLFKTGGDYSRTSDETVDKLIDEASTLTGDEAKDKYKELEQALVFDNAYIAPLYISQKFQGIYKAEVNPDTVRLPKSRAQAWETISFNDEGKNASETLVLHQALASLTSLDPVKANDGSINTLNTNMYVRLVNLSDTDEVVSDGSLSYDHAIAENNEEYYFVLRDDINFAKVEGEKAVDTGDLVSAEDVVFSLNRAKDETSVPDHRTYSIHENIDTVEIVSDITSLESVKTADGKSVLEELSDELPAAISEVVTDEKDVDNAAGKYQVVKLTTPNPFPQVLNYLAHQSGGIVSEAAVTAVNTFDVASYDPNTDIAYGDQSTVTEGASYANHLAASGPYILVKKNDYEATFVKNPAYQAGTENEPKIKNISVRFIQDNDSALSALRNGEIHVLQSVPETKTDVVEGDENLELKTADSNAVSYLLFNTSGRETAKSADLRKAVLHSINQEEFISYYQGKKKPAVSTVSPLIDTGLKLEADSAKVKEFLKAYNESK, encoded by the coding sequence ATGAATAAAAAATTATTTACGTTAGCATCAACAGCAACGGTGGCAGCAGTAGCATTAGCAGGCTGTGTCGAAACAAAATCAGATGTAAAAGAAAACGATTCAGCAACTACTGAAACGGCTGGGGCAAAGCCAGTCATCGAATTACTTGGTATGGCTTCTTCAGAGCAGGACATGAATATCGTGCGTGACCAATTAGTGAAGAACGGTTTCGATGTGAAATTGAATATCCAACCGGATTACGGTTCATTCACAGCACAGCAAGATGCGGGCAACTTTGACATTGCCATTTCAAGCTGGACGACTGTAACTGGTAACCCAGACTATGCAGTACGTGGCTTATTCAAAACGGGTGGGGACTACAGCCGTACTTCAGATGAAACAGTCGATAAATTAATCGATGAAGCGAGTACATTAACTGGTGATGAAGCAAAGGATAAATATAAAGAGCTTGAACAGGCTTTAGTATTCGACAATGCCTATATCGCGCCATTGTATATTTCTCAAAAATTCCAAGGTATTTATAAAGCGGAAGTTAATCCGGATACAGTACGTCTGCCAAAATCACGTGCTCAAGCATGGGAAACAATTTCATTCAATGATGAAGGGAAAAATGCATCAGAAACATTGGTACTTCACCAAGCATTGGCATCATTGACTTCACTTGACCCGGTTAAGGCAAACGATGGCTCGATCAATACATTGAACACAAATATGTATGTTCGTTTAGTGAATTTATCAGATACGGATGAAGTCGTATCAGATGGCTCACTTTCTTACGACCATGCAATTGCTGAAAACAATGAAGAATATTATTTCGTACTGCGCGATGATATTAACTTCGCAAAAGTGGAAGGCGAAAAAGCAGTTGATACAGGGGATTTAGTATCAGCAGAAGATGTTGTATTCTCATTAAACCGTGCAAAAGACGAAACATCGGTACCGGATCACCGCACATATTCAATCCATGAAAATATTGATACAGTTGAAATCGTATCGGATATTACATCATTAGAATCAGTGAAAACAGCAGATGGCAAGTCTGTTTTAGAAGAATTATCGGATGAGCTGCCTGCAGCGATTTCTGAAGTAGTGACAGATGAAAAAGATGTAGACAATGCAGCAGGTAAATACCAAGTTGTTAAATTAACAACGCCAAATCCTTTCCCGCAAGTATTAAACTACTTAGCGCACCAATCTGGCGGTATTGTATCTGAAGCTGCGGTAACTGCAGTAAATACATTTGATGTAGCAAGCTATGATCCTAATACGGATATCGCTTACGGTGATCAATCGACAGTTACAGAAGGCGCAAGTTATGCAAACCATTTAGCAGCATCAGGTCCATATATTTTAGTGAAGAAAAATGACTATGAAGCAACATTCGTGAAAAACCCTGCATACCAGGCGGGAACTGAAAACGAGCCGAAAATTAAAAACATCAGCGTTCGTTTCATCCAGGATAATGACAGTGCACTATCAGCATTGCGTAATGGTGAAATCCACGTATTACAATCAGTTCCTGAAACGAAAACAGATGTAGTTGAAGGCGATGAAAACTTAGAATTAAAAACAGCTGACAGTAACGCCGTTTCTTACTTATTGTTCAATACAAGCGGTCGTGAAACTGCGAAATCTGCAGACTTACGTAAAGCAGTTCTGCACTCAATCAATCAAGAAGAGTTCATCAGCTACTACCAAGGTAAGAAAAAGCCGGCTGTATCAACAGTTTCACCTTTAATTGACACAGGTTTAAAACTGGAAGCAGACAGCGCAAAAGTAAAAGAATTCTTAAAAGCATATAACGAATCAAAATGA
- a CDS encoding ABC transporter ATP-binding protein, with product MSKKLLQVKDLRVSFITGEQEYEAVKGVSFHVNEGETVGIVGESGSGKSVTARSIMRLLPSPPSFLKDGTIEFQGKNLITQTENQMEAIRGKDISMIFQDPMTSTNPTIRIGDQIAEGIIKHQGLSKKEAYLKTIELLKLVGIKNSEERYNQYPHEFSGGMRQRVMIAMALACNPSLLIADEPTTALDVTIQAQILSLMKDMQQRFGTSIILITHDLGVVAGMCDRVVVMKEGEVVEQGTTEEIFANPQHPYTKRLLNALPKLHEPKQPKELPNLSPDLNINVPLVEVKNISKHFELAKGNVLKAVNDLSFQIFPGETLGLVGESGSGKSTTGRTLLQLHEPTDGEVLYKGVPVSRLTKNELKSMRRHMQIIFQDPYSSLNPRKKVLDIIGEALDVHKLSPSKEARRARVEELLELVGLNKKHALRYPHEFSGGQRQRIGIARALAVEPQFIVCDEPLSALDVSIQKQVVDLLKDLQQRLGLTYLFIAHDLSMVKHISDRVAVMYGGKIVELAESEELYANPQHPYTKMLLDSIPIPDPAIEKQKKRHVMTDEELAANRFDVENTELVEVTKGHWVAI from the coding sequence ATGAGTAAAAAGTTGCTTCAAGTAAAGGATTTACGTGTATCTTTTATAACTGGCGAGCAGGAATACGAAGCCGTTAAAGGCGTAAGTTTTCATGTAAATGAAGGTGAAACAGTCGGAATTGTAGGAGAATCCGGTAGTGGTAAAAGTGTAACGGCCCGTTCAATTATGCGTTTACTTCCTTCCCCTCCTTCGTTTTTAAAGGATGGAACGATTGAATTCCAAGGAAAAAATTTAATTACCCAAACGGAAAACCAAATGGAAGCGATCCGCGGAAAAGACATTAGTATGATCTTTCAGGACCCAATGACCTCAACAAACCCTACTATTCGTATTGGAGACCAAATTGCGGAAGGTATCATAAAGCATCAAGGACTTTCAAAAAAAGAAGCGTATTTAAAAACAATTGAACTACTAAAATTAGTCGGAATAAAAAATAGCGAAGAACGTTATAACCAATACCCCCATGAATTCAGTGGCGGAATGCGACAACGCGTTATGATAGCAATGGCATTAGCATGTAATCCTTCCCTTCTTATTGCCGATGAACCGACAACAGCGCTTGACGTAACAATCCAAGCACAAATTTTATCGTTAATGAAGGATATGCAACAGCGATTTGGTACGTCTATTATATTGATAACTCATGATTTAGGTGTCGTAGCGGGAATGTGCGACCGGGTTGTTGTTATGAAGGAAGGCGAGGTCGTCGAACAAGGTACAACGGAAGAGATTTTTGCCAATCCGCAGCATCCTTATACAAAACGACTATTAAACGCTTTGCCTAAGCTTCATGAACCGAAACAGCCAAAAGAACTGCCAAACTTGTCGCCTGACTTGAATATTAATGTGCCGTTAGTCGAAGTTAAAAATATATCCAAACATTTTGAATTAGCAAAAGGCAATGTATTAAAAGCTGTGAACGACTTATCGTTCCAAATTTTCCCGGGTGAAACATTAGGGCTTGTTGGTGAATCAGGTTCCGGAAAATCAACAACCGGACGTACGTTATTGCAGTTGCATGAGCCAACAGACGGTGAAGTTCTTTACAAAGGTGTACCCGTTAGTCGATTAACGAAAAATGAACTGAAAAGTATGCGACGTCATATGCAAATTATTTTCCAGGATCCATATTCAAGTTTAAATCCGAGAAAAAAAGTACTGGATATTATTGGGGAAGCATTGGATGTCCATAAACTGTCCCCTTCCAAGGAAGCACGCCGGGCAAGAGTGGAAGAATTGTTAGAGCTTGTTGGTTTGAATAAGAAACATGCACTTCGCTATCCGCATGAGTTCAGCGGCGGTCAGCGCCAACGAATTGGAATTGCACGTGCACTTGCTGTGGAACCACAATTTATCGTTTGTGATGAACCATTATCCGCGCTTGATGTATCCATTCAAAAACAAGTCGTGGATTTATTAAAAGATTTGCAGCAGCGACTAGGTTTAACGTATTTATTTATTGCACATGATTTGTCGATGGTGAAGCATATTAGTGATCGTGTAGCTGTTATGTATGGGGGAAAAATTGTTGAGCTGGCAGAAAGTGAAGAGCTGTATGCCAATCCGCAGCATCCTTATACGAAAATGTTGCTAGACTCGATTCCCATTCCGGATCCGGCTATCGAAAAACAGAAAAAACGTCATGTTATGACAGACGAGGAACTGGCAGCAAACCGGTTCGATGTAGAAAACACAGAGCTTGTTGAAGTTACAAAAGGCCACTGGGTAGCTATTTAA
- a CDS encoding ABC transporter permease: MKFISDVKLLLKITQEYVNAQFTIAFSAIFSLLFLLYSFNFSEGVWRPYVVVFFAIYIGTTIYVWLTSLLIKKDLAKHRELTKHTRLLGIPLILTIFVGNVFAAGFGFMLASKNKTAEYTFAVYAFMTQIFIILISGLNLFKPYVVDTFVLAMGAFILLALLYLAVAVLIAKFVTIDTAPKWMLPLGIVLLIPTLTGNFFSLLLGITLIRKARNADPSAVEKWQITWNKILRNTMAVFGLFFIVFMFSFSVVSSWTFDYDFAVENNYAVLLQTPTLEYPLGTDNFGRDLFSRIVFGAQISLIVGFCATIIPAIIGGALGAISGYYGKNTDNIIMRALDILYAIPGILLAIAIIAAFGANTTNLIIALSVGAIPTYARTMRANVLQISNYEFVESARALGANDRSIIFKHIVPNALAPMIVKATLTIGGAVISTSSLSFLGLGIEPHIPEWGNILKVGSTYLESHSYLAIFPGLCIMLLVLSFNFFGDGLRDALDPKSN, from the coding sequence GTGAAATTTATATCAGACGTAAAACTGCTGTTGAAAATAACACAAGAGTATGTAAATGCACAGTTTACCATTGCTTTTTCTGCGATTTTTTCATTGCTGTTTTTACTTTATAGTTTTAATTTTTCAGAAGGTGTATGGCGGCCTTATGTAGTTGTATTTTTTGCGATTTATATTGGTACAACAATATATGTATGGCTCACATCACTGCTTATTAAGAAGGATTTAGCAAAGCACAGGGAACTGACAAAGCATACACGCCTTCTTGGTATCCCGTTGATACTTACGATTTTTGTCGGGAATGTATTTGCTGCTGGATTCGGTTTTATGCTCGCATCGAAAAACAAAACGGCAGAATATACTTTTGCTGTTTATGCTTTTATGACGCAAATATTCATTATCCTGATTTCGGGATTAAATTTGTTCAAACCATATGTAGTGGATACATTTGTTCTTGCAATGGGCGCATTTATCCTACTGGCATTGCTGTATTTAGCAGTGGCTGTGTTAATCGCGAAGTTTGTAACAATTGATACAGCGCCGAAATGGATGCTGCCGCTTGGAATAGTACTGCTTATCCCAACATTGACAGGCAATTTCTTCTCGCTGTTACTCGGTATAACGTTAATTCGTAAAGCAAGAAATGCAGATCCGTCCGCAGTAGAGAAATGGCAAATTACATGGAATAAGATCCTGCGTAATACGATGGCAGTATTTGGCCTGTTTTTCATCGTTTTCATGTTCAGTTTTTCTGTTGTCAGCTCATGGACATTCGATTATGACTTTGCGGTTGAAAACAATTATGCGGTATTGCTGCAAACACCGACACTTGAATATCCATTAGGTACAGATAATTTCGGCAGGGATTTATTTTCCCGCATTGTGTTCGGTGCGCAAATTTCATTAATAGTTGGTTTTTGTGCAACAATCATCCCGGCAATAATTGGCGGGGCGCTCGGTGCGATTTCCGGCTATTACGGAAAAAATACCGACAATATTATTATGCGTGCATTGGATATTTTATATGCGATTCCAGGAATTCTGCTGGCAATTGCAATCATTGCCGCATTTGGCGCGAATACGACAAACTTGATTATCGCATTAAGTGTGGGTGCCATTCCGACATATGCGCGGACGATGCGGGCGAATGTTCTGCAGATTTCAAACTATGAATTTGTTGAGTCCGCCCGCGCATTAGGGGCAAATGACCGTTCGATTATTTTCAAGCATATTGTTCCAAATGCGTTGGCGCCTATGATTGTCAAAGCAACATTAACAATCGGAGGAGCTGTTATTTCAACTAGTAGTTTAAGCTTCCTCGGATTAGGTATCGAACCACATATACCGGAGTGGGGCAATATTTTAAAAGTTGGAAGTACGTATTTAGAATCACATTCATATTTAGCGATTTTCCCGGGGCTATGTATTATGCTGCTTGTTTTATCGTTTAACTTTTTCGGCGATGGACTGCGTGACGCATTGGACCCAAAATCTAATTAA
- a CDS encoding sensor domain-containing protein, with protein sequence MENDMNYHKFNQLFLDRNLNQEVNKDFFNYFTSLTNNHPNIVIVLSKIGKVLSLNENKLHALLGKPIVNDEDFQQFVWGDNLDLLENTFNKTLQGHAEKCSIEIKNNLNKTLFLDLTFIPIIIEEDVVGVYLIVTDNTDKTVMKQELMLWENHLNYAQQIAEIGSWEYYFNEDKLICSKNFYNMFGIDYQKYISIEEPFKQIHPEDLNISLQYLKKSISDGENYTHKLRVYHRKTKDLKHFKVHAEVFWEEGKPAKIFGIIKDETYQTLLKKQLIEQNEGYKSIFDNLTSGIWMREKIGGKFLFASKGLEDILEIPLSTLYEDSKAWFNMIQPVHLSELENGKKKMMNGQSFQWIYRINSGKGNTKWLLEEVVPRLNDHGKIANIFGLVTDITYEIEKEHKINYLSNYDNLTGLPNQQSLFKKLDLMCESDEPYAIFYFDLDRFNIINDSLGYFIGDETLKFVADRLEKIMPKDSYLARLSSNDFIMIIRNFENKKEVLQYAKTVIKKIREPFTIQDYELNISTSIGITFYPEEGREKLTLLKNAHTALYKAKKEGKSTYQLSSDEEDVSTYKKYALDRDMRKAILNEEFELHFQPQVETSNGSLCGAEALIRWNHKEWGLVSPGEFIPLAEENHMINGITDWVIEKVCQLLKEWKEKGLPIIPIAINIPPIRFMKKGLFQHVKTQLEHYGIDPFYLEFEITEDTLLNIESSVYSTIQSLKDLGIRIAVDDFGTGYASLASIRKFKPNKIKIDKIFIDNINNEDKVDNGIICATLHLAKSLEMNVVAEGVEEFEQLKFLKKNDCDVIQGYLFSKPLKKEEFENILKVGYLSPQVS encoded by the coding sequence ATGGAAAATGATATGAACTATCATAAATTCAATCAATTATTTTTAGATCGAAATCTCAATCAAGAAGTGAATAAAGATTTTTTCAATTATTTCACATCTCTTACGAATAATCATCCGAATATTGTCATTGTATTATCTAAAATTGGTAAAGTACTTTCATTAAATGAAAATAAACTCCATGCTTTACTTGGTAAGCCAATAGTAAATGACGAGGACTTCCAACAGTTTGTGTGGGGGGATAACTTAGATTTACTCGAAAATACATTTAATAAAACATTACAAGGCCATGCTGAAAAATGTAGTATTGAAATAAAAAATAATCTTAATAAAACTTTATTTCTCGATCTGACTTTCATTCCGATAATCATTGAAGAAGATGTTGTCGGTGTTTATTTGATCGTTACCGATAATACAGATAAAACGGTGATGAAACAGGAACTGATGTTATGGGAAAATCACTTGAACTATGCTCAGCAAATAGCTGAAATCGGAAGCTGGGAATATTATTTCAATGAAGATAAACTTATTTGTTCCAAAAATTTTTATAATATGTTCGGCATTGATTATCAAAAATATATAAGTATTGAGGAGCCGTTCAAGCAAATACACCCTGAAGATTTGAATATATCTTTACAATATTTAAAAAAATCCATTAGTGACGGCGAAAATTATACGCATAAACTGCGGGTTTATCATAGAAAAACAAAAGATTTAAAACATTTTAAAGTACATGCAGAAGTGTTTTGGGAAGAAGGAAAACCAGCTAAAATCTTCGGAATTATTAAAGATGAAACCTATCAAACATTGCTGAAAAAGCAGCTGATCGAGCAGAATGAAGGCTATAAATCGATTTTTGATAATTTGACATCAGGCATTTGGATGCGAGAAAAAATAGGAGGTAAATTTCTTTTCGCTTCGAAAGGATTGGAAGACATATTAGAGATCCCCCTCTCGACCCTATATGAGGATTCTAAAGCTTGGTTTAACATGATCCAACCCGTCCATCTTTCGGAGTTGGAAAACGGTAAAAAGAAAATGATGAACGGGCAAAGTTTCCAGTGGATTTATCGGATTAATTCCGGAAAAGGTAATACAAAGTGGCTGCTTGAAGAAGTTGTGCCCCGTCTTAATGATCATGGCAAGATAGCGAATATATTCGGTTTAGTTACAGATATTACTTATGAAATAGAAAAGGAACATAAAATAAATTACTTATCCAACTACGATAATCTTACAGGTCTGCCAAATCAGCAAAGTCTATTTAAAAAATTGGATCTCATGTGCGAAAGTGATGAACCATACGCCATTTTTTATTTCGACCTGGACCGCTTTAATATAATCAATGATTCACTCGGCTATTTTATCGGGGATGAAACATTAAAATTCGTTGCAGACCGTCTTGAAAAAATAATGCCTAAAGACAGTTATCTTGCACGTTTAAGCAGCAATGATTTTATTATGATCATAAGAAATTTCGAAAATAAAAAAGAAGTGCTTCAATATGCCAAAACGGTCATCAAAAAAATTAGAGAACCGTTCACTATTCAGGATTACGAGTTAAACATCTCGACTAGTATCGGCATTACCTTCTATCCTGAAGAAGGCAGGGAAAAATTGACCCTTTTGAAAAATGCTCACACGGCACTTTATAAAGCTAAAAAGGAAGGGAAAAGTACTTATCAGCTTTCATCTGATGAAGAGGATGTATCAACTTATAAAAAGTATGCTTTGGATCGCGATATGCGAAAAGCGATTTTAAATGAGGAATTTGAGTTACATTTCCAGCCGCAAGTAGAAACGAGTAATGGTTCTCTTTGCGGAGCCGAAGCACTAATTCGCTGGAACCATAAAGAATGGGGATTAGTGTCCCCTGGTGAATTTATTCCGCTTGCGGAAGAAAATCATATGATCAACGGGATAACTGATTGGGTGATTGAAAAGGTGTGCCAGCTTCTTAAAGAATGGAAAGAAAAAGGACTGCCGATCATTCCGATAGCAATTAATATCCCACCCATCCGATTTATGAAAAAAGGATTGTTTCAACATGTGAAAACACAGTTGGAGCATTACGGGATTGATCCGTTCTATTTGGAATTCGAAATTACAGAAGATACATTGCTAAATATAGAATCAAGTGTTTATTCAACGATTCAAAGCTTAAAAGACCTCGGGATTCGCATCGCGGTTGACGATTTTGGTACCGGCTATGCATCTTTAGCTTCGATTCGAAAGTTTAAACCGAATAAAATTAAAATCGATAAAATATTTATAGATAATATTAATAATGAAGACAAAGTAGATAACGGGATTATTTGCGCTACATTGCATTTAGCGAAATCGTTGGAGATGAATGTAGTTGCTGAAGGTGTAGAGGAGTTTGAACAGCTTAAATTTCTTAAAAAAAATGACTGTGATGTAATTCAAGGGTATCTATTTTCCAAACCCCTTAAGAAAGAAGAGTTTGAAAACATCCTGAAAGTCGGCTATTTATCACCACAAGTTTCATAA